A single Mercenaria mercenaria strain notata chromosome 9, MADL_Memer_1, whole genome shotgun sequence DNA region contains:
- the LOC123546544 gene encoding tetratricopeptide repeat protein 1-like has protein sequence MEVVNESLADRLNREAEGGNAKVSRAADRSTESGLNSDVHILNEDAESEDTKPVYSDEKQDYDNIDVTLKNENKVLSEEMTDTCTDFPKFLGVEDSKCDSSNVTVEKRTEIHQDGESCINGHSSDTEVCQTRSENAKDSEGDNPITADDDSCNIHSSGAEIEQTDDKGDNEDLFVDLSEDSGSDAEYESAEEGEEIQVDKENLQELENALTDEEKEERRNSAQTLKEEGNDLFRCGSYKSAIRTYSRALRTCPLKYAKDRAIMYSNRGACKMRLEDLEESIRDCSKALDLHPHYMKALMRRAELYEKTEKLDEALADYQKILELDPSQHTARAACVKLPDQIKERNEKLKEEMMGKLKDLGNMVLRPFGLSTNNFQMKQDPTSGGYSVNFVQNPEQK, from the exons atggAAGTAGTGAATGAAAGTCTTGCAGACAGGTTAAATAGAGAAGCTGAAGGTGGAAATGCCAAGGTTAGCAGAGCTGCAGATAGAAGTACTGAATCAGGGCTGAATAGTGATGTTCACATTCTAAATGAAGATGCAGAAAGTGAGGACACTAAACCTGTTTATAGTGATGAAAAACAAGACTATGATAATATTGATGtaacactgaaaaatgaaaacaaagttttatcAGAAGAAATGACTGACACATGTACTGATTTCCCCAAATTTTTAGGAGTGGAAGATAGTAAATGTGATAGTAGTAATGTAACAGTTGAGAAAAGAACTGAAATCCATCAAGATGGTGAAAGCTGTATAAATGGGCATAGTTCAGATACAGAAGTTTGTCAAACAAGAAGTGAAAATGCAAAAGACAGCGAGGGAGATAATCCCATCACAGCAGATGATGATAGCTGTAACATACATAGTTCTGGTGCAGAAATAGAGCAAACAGATGATAAGGGAGATAATGAGGATTTGTTTGTTGACTTAAGCGAAGATTCTGGGTCCGATGCAGAGTATGAATCAGCAGAGGAGGGGGAAGAAATACAGGTGGATAAAGAAAATTTACAAGAACTGGAAAACGCCCTTACTGATGAAGAAAAAGAG GAACGGAGAAATTCAGCACAGACGTTGAAGGAAGAAGGCAATGATTTGTTCCGATGTGGGAGCTACAAATCAGCAATACGTACTTATTCGCGTGCTTTACGGACATGTCCTCTCAAGTATGCCAAGGATAGGGCAATCATGTACTCGAACAGAGGAGCATGTAAGATGAGATTG GAAGACTTGGAGGAGTCTATAAGGGACTGCAGTAAAGCTCTTGATTTACATCCACATTACATGAAAGCCCTGATGAGGAGAGCAGAGCTGTATGAAAAAACTGAGAAGTTAGACGAGGCCCTGGCTGACTACCAGAAAATTCTGGAACTCGATCCATCACAGCATACTGCTAGGGCAGCTTGTGTG AAACTTccagatcaaattaaagaaagaaatgaGAAGTTGAAGGAGGAGATGATGG gtaaGCTAAAAGACCTAGGAAATATGGTATTACGACCTTTCGGGCTTTCAACAAACAACTTTCAGATGAAGCAAGATCCCACATCTGGAGGTTATTCTGTGAACTTTGTGCAAAATCCAGAACAGAAATAA